A stretch of the Dyella telluris genome encodes the following:
- a CDS encoding zinc-binding alcohol dehydrogenase family protein, whose product MKAVAYRQILPITDAQSLIDVELPEPVAEGRDLLVKVEAISVNPVDTKVRQRANPEGSDKVLGWDAAGTVVAVGADVTLFKPGDAVYYAGAIDRSGSNAQFQLVDERIVGRKPSTLDFAQAAAMPLTTITAWEMLFDRLGVPRGSTPRTGVILIVGGAGGVGSMATQLIRRLTNFTVVATASRGDTQAWVKELGAHHAVDHRGDLVAAVKAVAPQGVDYVLSLTHTEQHFASLVELLKPQGKLALIDDPATPLDIRLLKQKSLSLHWEFMYTRSLFHTEDMQAQHRLLNEVADLVDAGVLRTTLRENVGSIDAANLRRAHAQVESASTIGKIVLSGWREDRSE is encoded by the coding sequence ATGAAAGCCGTAGCCTACCGGCAGATCCTGCCCATCACCGATGCGCAGAGCCTCATCGATGTCGAGTTGCCGGAGCCGGTGGCGGAGGGACGCGACCTGCTGGTGAAGGTCGAGGCCATCTCGGTCAACCCGGTGGACACCAAGGTGCGCCAGCGCGCCAACCCCGAGGGCAGTGACAAGGTGCTGGGCTGGGATGCGGCAGGCACCGTGGTGGCGGTGGGTGCTGACGTCACCCTGTTCAAGCCGGGCGATGCGGTTTATTACGCCGGGGCCATCGACCGCTCGGGCAGCAATGCCCAGTTTCAGCTGGTCGATGAGCGCATCGTGGGTCGCAAGCCGTCCACGCTGGATTTCGCGCAGGCGGCGGCCATGCCGTTGACCACCATCACGGCCTGGGAAATGCTGTTCGATCGCCTCGGCGTGCCACGTGGCAGCACGCCGCGAACGGGTGTGATCCTCATTGTCGGTGGTGCCGGTGGCGTGGGCTCTATGGCGACGCAGCTGATCCGGCGACTGACCAACTTCACCGTGGTTGCCACGGCATCGCGCGGGGACACGCAGGCCTGGGTGAAGGAACTGGGTGCGCACCATGCGGTGGATCATCGCGGCGATCTGGTGGCGGCCGTAAAGGCGGTAGCGCCGCAGGGCGTGGACTATGTGCTCAGCCTCACGCATACCGAGCAGCATTTTGCCTCGCTGGTCGAGCTGCTGAAGCCGCAGGGCAAGCTGGCGTTGATCGACGATCCCGCAACGCCGCTGGATATCCGCCTGCTCAAGCAGAAGAGCCTGTCGCTGCACTGGGAGTTCATGTACACGCGCTCGTTGTTCCACACCGAAGACATGCAGGCCCAGCACCGGTTGCTCAACGAAGTGGCGGACCTGGTCGATGCCGGTGTGTTGCGCACGACGTTGCGCGAGAACGTGGGCAGCATCGATGCCGCGAACCTGCGCCGCGCCCATGCACAGGTGGAGAGTGCAAGCACGATCGGCAAGATCGTGCTGAGCGGCTGGCGTGAAGACAGGAGTGAGTGA
- a CDS encoding SDR family oxidoreductase: MTTKGKVALVVGAQGVIGRNLIDHLSTLEDWQVIGLSRRGGQDRERVRHIAVDLLDVDDTRSRLAGLGDVTHVFYTAYQDRPTWAELVPPNLAMLVNVVDAIEPVAKGLEHISLMQGYKVYGGHLGPFKTPARETDAAFMPPEFMHDQQRFLETRQHGKGWNWTAIRPAVVGGFALGNPMNLALAIAVYASISKELGLPLRFPAKPGAYDHLLEMTDAGLLARATVWAATEPRCANQAFNITNGDLFRWNEMWPFIADYFDLEVAPPLPLSLDTVMADKEPLWQAIGERHGLAPHAWRDVSSWRFADFVFSWDYDMFGDGSKARRFGFHEHVETKAMFTRLFDDFRRRRIIP; encoded by the coding sequence ATGACAACGAAAGGCAAAGTTGCGCTGGTAGTGGGCGCGCAGGGCGTGATCGGTCGAAATCTGATCGATCACCTGTCCACGCTCGAGGACTGGCAGGTGATCGGGCTCTCACGTCGCGGTGGTCAGGATCGGGAGCGCGTGCGTCATATCGCAGTCGACCTGCTCGATGTCGACGACACGCGATCCAGACTCGCGGGCCTCGGTGACGTGACGCACGTGTTCTACACCGCCTACCAGGACCGCCCGACCTGGGCGGAGCTGGTGCCGCCGAATCTTGCCATGCTGGTGAATGTGGTCGATGCGATCGAGCCGGTGGCCAAGGGCCTTGAGCACATCAGTCTGATGCAGGGTTACAAGGTCTACGGCGGGCACCTCGGGCCCTTCAAGACGCCCGCGCGTGAAACCGACGCGGCGTTCATGCCACCGGAATTCATGCACGACCAGCAACGTTTTCTGGAAACACGCCAGCACGGCAAGGGCTGGAACTGGACGGCCATCCGTCCCGCGGTGGTCGGTGGTTTTGCGCTGGGCAATCCGATGAACCTGGCGCTGGCCATCGCCGTGTATGCGTCGATCAGCAAGGAGCTCGGCCTGCCGCTGCGTTTTCCCGCCAAGCCCGGCGCCTACGATCACCTGTTGGAAATGACCGATGCCGGGCTGCTGGCGCGCGCCACCGTCTGGGCGGCCACCGAGCCGCGCTGTGCCAACCAGGCCTTCAACATCACCAACGGCGACCTGTTCCGCTGGAACGAAATGTGGCCCTTCATCGCCGACTATTTCGATCTTGAGGTGGCGCCGCCGCTGCCGCTGTCGCTGGACACCGTGATGGCGGACAAGGAGCCGCTATGGCAGGCCATCGGAGAACGCCACGGGCTGGCGCCGCATGCATGGCGCGACGTGTCGTCCTGGCGCTTCGCCGACTTTGTGTTCTCCTGGGACTATGACATGTTCGGCGACGGCTCCAAGGCGCGGCGTTTCGGCTTTCACGAGCACGTCGAGACGAAGGCGATGTTCACGCGACTGTTTGACGACTTTCGTCGGCGCAGAATCATCCCCTGA
- a CDS encoding MFS transporter — MNAHVAIEPAAEASRSSRLALLALSVAAFAIGTTEFVIMGLLPEVATDLHVSIPSAGLLVSGYALGVAAGAPLLAALTARMERRNALLLLMGLFVLGNALCAVAPNYGVLMVARVVAAFCHGSFFGIGAVVASHLVPRGQAARAIALMFTGLTLANVLGVPFGTFLGQWAGWRSTFAAVTGLGIVAAIAVWRLVPSLPDLPSPHMKRELIVLRQPQVLLALLMTVLGFGGVFTVFTYIAPILQQASQVSVGATGWVLILFGVGTTVGNMLGGRLADWRLMPSLMGVLAVLSLVMLVFAWTMHSTVAAIVTVFVWGVAAFATVPPLQMRVVQQASDGPHLASTLNIAAFNLGNAMGAFIGGTMIGMNLGLPSVSIAGAVVALLGLLVTAISAALEHRHRGVARVTCVAGA, encoded by the coding sequence ATGAACGCCCACGTTGCTATTGAGCCTGCTGCCGAGGCCTCCCGGTCATCCCGGCTGGCGCTGTTGGCCCTGTCGGTGGCGGCCTTCGCCATCGGTACCACCGAGTTCGTGATCATGGGCCTGTTGCCCGAGGTCGCGACCGACCTGCATGTCAGCATTCCCTCCGCCGGCCTGCTGGTTTCCGGCTATGCGTTGGGCGTGGCTGCGGGTGCGCCGCTGCTGGCGGCGCTGACGGCCCGCATGGAGCGCCGCAATGCGTTGCTGTTGCTGATGGGCCTGTTCGTGCTCGGCAACGCACTCTGTGCCGTGGCGCCCAACTATGGCGTGCTGATGGTGGCGCGCGTGGTGGCGGCGTTCTGTCATGGCTCGTTCTTCGGCATCGGCGCGGTGGTGGCATCGCACCTGGTGCCGCGCGGGCAGGCTGCCCGCGCCATCGCCCTGATGTTTACCGGCCTGACCCTGGCGAACGTGCTGGGCGTGCCCTTCGGTACCTTCCTCGGCCAGTGGGCCGGCTGGCGGTCGACCTTTGCCGCGGTCACGGGCCTGGGCATCGTGGCAGCCATTGCCGTGTGGCGTCTGGTGCCGTCGCTGCCGGATCTGCCCTCACCGCACATGAAGCGCGAGCTCATCGTGCTGCGCCAACCGCAGGTGTTGCTGGCGCTGCTGATGACGGTGCTGGGTTTTGGCGGCGTGTTCACCGTGTTCACCTACATCGCGCCGATCCTGCAGCAGGCCTCGCAGGTGAGCGTGGGGGCCACGGGCTGGGTGCTGATCCTGTTCGGTGTCGGCACGACGGTAGGCAACATGCTCGGTGGCCGCCTCGCGGACTGGCGACTGATGCCGTCGCTGATGGGTGTGCTGGCCGTGCTGTCGCTGGTCATGCTGGTGTTCGCGTGGACCATGCACAGCACGGTTGCCGCCATTGTCACCGTGTTCGTGTGGGGCGTGGCGGCGTTTGCCACGGTGCCGCCGCTGCAGATGCGCGTGGTGCAGCAGGCCAGCGATGGTCCACATCTCGCCTCGACGCTCAACATCGCCGCGTTCAACCTGGGCAATGCGATGGGCGCCTTCATTGGCGGCACGATGATCGGCATGAACCTCGGCCTGCCCTCCGTGAGCATTGCCGGTGCGGTGGTGGCACTGCTTGGCCTGTTGGTGACGGCGATCAGTGCCGCACTTGAGCACCGCCACCGTGGTGTGGCGCGCGTCACCTGTGTTGCCGGTGCCTGA
- a CDS encoding LysR family transcriptional regulator: MVDFEDMRLFVRAVTEGSLSAAGRELGLSPAAASKRLTRLETALGVRLLQRSSRRLVLTEEGTIYYERCQAIIADVDDANSAVGLRQLEVRGQLHISASVDMGRQYVGPIAADFAEQHPQLHLRVTNTDAVLDLFEHGVDVAVRGGTMVDSRLVSRLLANNFRVLCASPAYLERHGHPQGTDDLQRHRCLMLHRPGHGVLPWITQTPDGPRPLRVEAAMTCDNGDLMRTLTLAGHGIAFKSAWDIAEDVRAGRLVPLKSDVFMRDAHIYAIYPSRVYLPARIRLFVDHLHQALQAREQDVLDTVRAAMR, translated from the coding sequence ATGGTCGATTTCGAAGACATGCGCCTGTTCGTGCGGGCCGTGACCGAGGGCAGCCTGTCTGCCGCCGGGCGGGAGCTGGGCCTGTCCCCCGCTGCCGCCAGCAAGCGGCTGACCCGGCTGGAAACCGCCCTGGGCGTTCGCCTGCTCCAGCGGAGCTCCCGCCGCCTCGTGCTCACCGAGGAAGGCACCATCTACTACGAGCGCTGCCAGGCCATCATCGCCGACGTGGACGATGCCAATTCGGCGGTGGGTCTACGCCAGCTGGAGGTGCGCGGTCAGCTGCACATCTCCGCCTCGGTGGACATGGGTCGCCAGTACGTTGGCCCCATCGCGGCCGACTTCGCGGAACAGCACCCCCAGTTGCACCTTCGTGTGACCAATACCGATGCCGTGCTCGACCTGTTCGAACACGGCGTGGATGTCGCCGTGCGTGGCGGCACGATGGTCGATTCGCGGCTGGTATCGCGCCTGCTGGCGAACAACTTCCGCGTGCTGTGCGCCTCGCCGGCCTACCTGGAGCGCCACGGTCACCCGCAGGGCACCGACGACCTGCAACGTCACCGCTGCCTGATGCTGCATCGCCCGGGGCACGGCGTGCTGCCGTGGATCACCCAGACGCCGGACGGCCCGCGCCCACTGCGCGTGGAGGCGGCGATGACCTGCGACAACGGCGACCTGATGCGCACGCTGACGCTGGCCGGCCATGGCATCGCGTTCAAATCGGCCTGGGATATCGCCGAGGACGTGCGCGCCGGCCGGCTGGTTCCGCTCAAGAGCGACGTGTTCATGCGCGACGCGCACATCTATGCCATTTACCCCAGCCGGGTCTACCTGCCTGCACGCATCCGCCTGTTCGTGGATCATCTGCACCAGGCGCTGCAGGCGCGCGAGCAGGACGTGCTCGACACCGTGCGCGCTGCCATGCGCTGA
- the cls gene encoding cardiolipin synthase: MLTTIIGGLLLALHGAGVLAAMHAVMNTRTPQGAFAWALGLVFLPYVTLVPYLYLGRSRFHGYVDLHRARRGQIQAQADEQLTDEASPPEVSERYGEIARMLGARFHPGQRLRLLVNGDATFDAILAAIGEAKHCVLVQFFIFHDDMLGKRMQQVLMDRARAGVDVCVLYDGIGSHALPGDYVKTLQDAGVGIHPFATQRRSNRFQLNFRNHRKIVVVDGERGFVGGLNVGDEYLGLKPPLAPWRDTHLQLEGPAVADLQRSFAEDWHWVTGALPPLYRPSPGQGTAHTLIAATGPADRQETCSLFFVALIHAARRRLWITTPYFVPDLAVMAALRLAVFRGVDVRVLIPARPDHRTVFLASGLYAHDAVRAGIRVFRYQPGFIHEKVLLVDDDTASVGSMNLDNRSFRLNFEISALNVDTTFAAQVETMLENDFAHAHEVTEAEYDKAPYLRRLAMHVARLFDPVL, encoded by the coding sequence ATGCTGACCACCATCATCGGTGGCCTGCTGCTCGCCCTGCACGGCGCCGGCGTGCTGGCCGCCATGCACGCGGTGATGAACACGCGTACGCCGCAGGGTGCGTTCGCGTGGGCGTTGGGGCTGGTGTTCCTGCCTTATGTCACGCTGGTGCCGTATCTCTACCTGGGGCGCAGCCGCTTCCATGGCTACGTGGACCTGCACCGCGCGCGGCGTGGTCAGATTCAGGCGCAGGCGGACGAGCAACTCACCGACGAAGCCAGCCCGCCGGAAGTGAGCGAACGCTATGGCGAAATCGCACGCATGCTCGGTGCGCGTTTCCACCCGGGCCAGCGCCTGCGCCTGCTGGTGAACGGTGACGCCACCTTCGACGCCATCCTCGCCGCCATTGGCGAAGCGAAGCACTGCGTGCTGGTGCAGTTTTTCATCTTCCATGACGACATGCTGGGCAAGCGCATGCAGCAGGTGCTGATGGATCGCGCACGCGCCGGCGTGGATGTCTGCGTGCTGTACGACGGCATCGGCAGCCATGCGTTGCCGGGCGACTACGTGAAAACCCTGCAGGACGCGGGCGTGGGCATTCATCCGTTTGCCACGCAGCGCCGCAGCAACCGCTTCCAGCTCAACTTCCGCAACCACCGGAAAATCGTGGTGGTGGATGGCGAGCGCGGTTTTGTCGGCGGCCTGAACGTGGGCGACGAATATCTCGGCCTGAAACCGCCACTGGCGCCATGGCGCGACACGCACCTGCAGCTCGAAGGCCCGGCGGTGGCCGACCTGCAGCGCAGCTTTGCCGAAGACTGGCACTGGGTCACCGGCGCCCTGCCGCCGCTGTACCGCCCATCACCGGGACAGGGCACGGCGCATACGCTGATCGCCGCCACGGGGCCCGCGGACCGCCAGGAAACCTGTTCGCTGTTCTTCGTTGCACTGATCCACGCCGCGCGTCGCCGCCTGTGGATCACCACCCCGTATTTCGTGCCCGACCTGGCGGTGATGGCGGCGCTGCGACTGGCCGTTTTCCGCGGCGTCGATGTGCGCGTGCTCATTCCGGCACGACCCGATCACCGCACGGTGTTCCTGGCTTCGGGCCTGTATGCGCATGACGCCGTACGCGCCGGCATCCGCGTATTCCGCTACCAGCCCGGTTTCATCCACGAGAAAGTGCTGCTGGTGGACGACGACACCGCCTCCGTGGGCAGCATGAACCTGGACAACCGCTCGTTCCGGCTGAACTTCGAGATCAGCGCACTGAACGTGGACACGACCTTTGCGGCACAGGTGGAAACCATGCTCGAGAACGATTTCGCCCATGCCCACGAAGTGACCGAGGCGGAGTACGACAAGGCGCCTTATCTGCGCCGGCTGGCCATGCACGTGGCGCGGCTGTTCGATCCGGTGCTGTAA
- a CDS encoding MFS transporter gives MTTHVEPGASESPLTLRIVQIVLFTFLAYLVIGMQLAVLPPFVHDDLGFGAVLAGLVISTQYVATLLSRGFAGRTSDTAGPRRTALVGLVACAASGLLMIGAALLRQLPVASVGVMLVARLALGMGESCVATGCIMWGIGRVGAEHTAKVISWNGIATYGALAVGAPLGVLLTGALGFVSIGVASLVLMLGGLLLAWRRPAVHVEAGERMPMHHVFGRVAPYGMGLALGSVGFGVIATFITLYFASQGWKGAAPTLSVFGVCFVGVRLVLGWTIATFGGYRTALVSLLIECVGLVVLATAGQAGMAMLGAALSGIGFSLIFPALGVVAVERVSASNRGAALAAYSVFIDVALGVTGPLGGWIASGGRYGPMFVVAAAMSLAAALLTIGLYVFYGNKTNG, from the coding sequence ATGACTACTCATGTTGAACCGGGCGCCAGCGAATCGCCGCTGACCCTGCGCATCGTCCAGATCGTCCTATTCACCTTCCTGGCCTATCTGGTGATCGGCATGCAACTGGCGGTGCTGCCGCCGTTCGTGCATGACGATCTTGGCTTTGGTGCGGTGCTGGCCGGCCTGGTCATCAGCACCCAGTACGTGGCCACCCTGCTCAGTCGTGGTTTTGCCGGACGCACCTCTGACACGGCGGGGCCCCGCCGCACCGCCCTTGTCGGCCTGGTGGCCTGCGCCGCCAGCGGCCTGCTGATGATCGGCGCCGCGTTGCTGCGCCAGTTGCCGGTGGCTTCGGTGGGCGTGATGCTGGTGGCTCGACTCGCGCTGGGCATGGGCGAGAGCTGCGTGGCGACAGGCTGCATCATGTGGGGCATCGGCCGCGTGGGGGCCGAGCACACGGCCAAGGTGATCTCGTGGAATGGCATTGCCACCTACGGCGCGTTGGCCGTGGGTGCGCCGCTGGGCGTGTTGCTCACCGGCGCGCTGGGCTTCGTCAGCATCGGCGTGGCCAGCCTGGTGTTGATGCTGGGCGGGCTGCTGCTGGCGTGGCGCCGCCCGGCCGTGCACGTGGAGGCTGGCGAGCGCATGCCGATGCACCACGTGTTCGGGCGCGTGGCGCCCTACGGCATGGGCCTGGCGCTGGGCTCGGTGGGCTTTGGCGTCATCGCCACCTTCATCACGCTGTATTTCGCCAGCCAGGGATGGAAGGGCGCCGCACCGACACTGAGCGTGTTCGGCGTGTGTTTCGTGGGCGTGCGACTGGTGCTGGGCTGGACCATCGCGACCTTCGGCGGCTATCGCACGGCGCTGGTATCCCTGCTGATCGAGTGCGTGGGCCTGGTCGTGCTGGCCACGGCGGGGCAAGCCGGCATGGCGATGCTGGGCGCAGCACTGAGCGGTATCGGCTTCTCGCTGATTTTTCCGGCGCTGGGCGTGGTGGCGGTGGAGCGCGTGAGCGCGAGCAATCGCGGTGCGGCGCTGGCGGCGTACTCGGTGTTCATCGATGTGGCGCTGGGCGTCACCGGCCCGCTGGGCGGCTGGATTGCCTCCGGCGGACGTTACGGCCCCATGTTCGTGGTGGCCGCGGCGATGTCGCTAGCCGCGGCGTTGCTCACGATCGGCCTTTACGTGTTCTACGGCAACAAGACCAACGGCTGA
- the pncA gene encoding bifunctional nicotinamidase/pyrazinamidase: protein MSTSVSSRAALILVDVQPDFMPGGALACHEGDAIVPGIDQLLKRDIFPYVVATQDWHPADHVSFTTSHPGREPFERIPLYGHAQTLWPPHCVQDTPGAELHPAIDWSHLDTVIRKGDDPRVDSYSGFRENHGPHGKRPSTPLHEWLREQGVDEVYVCGLARDVCVLWTAQDAVDLGYRTHVLWDLTRPVSPETDIPTRLRFENLGVRVIESSALA, encoded by the coding sequence ATGAGCACTTCCGTCAGCAGCCGCGCTGCCCTCATCCTGGTCGATGTGCAACCGGACTTCATGCCCGGCGGCGCACTGGCCTGCCATGAAGGCGACGCCATCGTGCCCGGCATCGACCAGCTGCTGAAACGCGACATCTTCCCTTATGTCGTGGCCACGCAGGACTGGCATCCGGCCGACCACGTTTCATTCACCACTTCGCATCCCGGTCGCGAGCCGTTCGAACGCATTCCGCTGTACGGCCACGCCCAGACACTGTGGCCGCCGCATTGCGTGCAGGATACGCCCGGCGCGGAACTGCATCCGGCCATCGACTGGTCGCATCTGGACACGGTGATCCGCAAGGGCGACGACCCCCGCGTGGATTCGTACAGCGGCTTTCGCGAGAACCATGGCCCGCACGGCAAACGACCCTCCACGCCGCTCCATGAGTGGCTGCGCGAACAGGGCGTGGACGAGGTTTACGTGTGCGGACTGGCGCGTGACGTGTGCGTGCTGTGGACGGCACAGGACGCTGTGGACCTGGGTTACCGCACGCACGTGCTGTGGGACCTGACGCGCCCGGTCTCGCCGGAGACGGACATCCCCACGCGCCTGCGTTTCGAAAACCTGGGCGTGCGGGTGATCGAGTCGTCCGCGCTGGCCTGA
- a CDS encoding CPXCG motif-containing cysteine-rich protein, with translation MLEPILIHCPYCGEAIEILVDGSVDSQRYYEDCQVCCRPIDISVSVDEDGDPQVSVATENDG, from the coding sequence ATGCTCGAACCCATCCTCATCCATTGCCCCTACTGCGGCGAAGCCATCGAGATACTCGTCGATGGCTCCGTCGACAGCCAGCGTTACTACGAAGACTGCCAGGTCTGCTGCCGGCCCATCGATATCAGCGTAAGCGTCGATGAGGACGGTGACCCGCAGGTGAGCGTCGCCACCGAGAACGATGGCTGA
- a CDS encoding putative toxin-antitoxin system toxin component, PIN family — protein sequence MRAMPVPVPRLVLDTNVALDLFVFRDPACARLMDALVRGAVVAVVDEPCRAEWLTVLTYPAFGLDQAAQEGAAAEFDRWVTLLPTEALALHPDIRLPRCADPDDQKFLELALAAGAQELLSKDKAVLQLARRTAREGWFRILCPSAWEPPLS from the coding sequence ATGCGTGCCATGCCTGTTCCCGTTCCCCGGCTTGTCCTCGATACCAACGTCGCGCTCGACCTGTTCGTATTCCGAGATCCCGCCTGTGCCCGCCTTATGGATGCGTTGGTGCGGGGCGCGGTCGTCGCGGTGGTGGACGAGCCCTGCCGGGCGGAATGGCTGACCGTACTGACTTATCCCGCATTCGGGCTGGATCAAGCCGCCCAAGAGGGCGCGGCCGCCGAATTCGACCGCTGGGTAACCCTGCTGCCGACGGAGGCGCTGGCGCTGCACCCGGACATCCGGCTGCCCCGCTGTGCCGACCCGGACGACCAGAAGTTCCTGGAGCTGGCGCTGGCGGCCGGGGCGCAGGAGCTGCTCAGCAAGGACAAGGCGGTGCTGCAATTGGCCCGCCGCACGGCGCGCGAGGGCTGGTTTCGCATCCTGTGCCCTTCGGCATGGGAACCACCCCTGTCCTGA
- a CDS encoding M48 family metallopeptidase, with amino-acid sequence MIPLKYLGGYPPAVLDKVRQLIDRDELGDYLQKRHPGRHDVQSDKALYAYTNALRQEHLRNAPGIDRVWYDSKLDVISKALGMHTAISHVHGSRLKARKEIRIASLFRDTPPEFLRMIVVHELAHLKEAEHNKAFYQLCQYMQPDYHQQEFDLRLFLTWRDLAARSPQ; translated from the coding sequence ATGATTCCGCTGAAGTACCTCGGCGGCTACCCGCCCGCCGTGCTGGACAAGGTGCGCCAACTCATCGACCGTGATGAACTTGGCGATTACCTGCAAAAGCGTCACCCGGGTCGCCACGACGTCCAGAGCGACAAGGCGCTTTACGCCTATACCAACGCGCTGCGCCAGGAGCACCTGCGCAACGCGCCCGGCATCGACCGCGTGTGGTACGACAGCAAGCTCGACGTGATCAGCAAGGCGCTGGGCATGCACACGGCCATTTCGCACGTGCACGGCAGCCGGCTCAAGGCGCGCAAGGAAATCCGCATTGCCTCGCTGTTCCGCGACACGCCGCCGGAGTTCCTGCGGATGATCGTGGTGCACGAACTGGCCCACCTGAAGGAAGCCGAGCACAACAAGGCGTTCTACCAGCTGTGCCAGTACATGCAGCCGGACTACCACCAGCAGGAGTTCGACCTTCGTCTGTTCCTGACCTGGCGCGACCTTGCCGCAAGGTCGCCGCAGTAG
- a CDS encoding ion channel — MPVWFRQWLNRPRTISIGGRPFISEGLTQRVWDDIYHFALTIRWPTFFGLAAAVFLTVNALFGVLYQLGDHAIANQFPAGFPGAFFFSVETLATVGYGDMHPQTLYGHVVATAEIFVGMLSIALVTGLVFARFSRPRAKIMFADHPVIRLVHGKRTLMIRVANARQNAIVEASAKLHLLVRESSPEGFRLRRIHDVPLLRDRHPVFMLSWSLMHIIDEQSPMHGMSEEDLAATEATLMLSIEGIDETTSQSMLARHQWSWREWRWNHRYIDLVSDDEQGVSHIDYGVFHHVLPVEDNEDTDRF, encoded by the coding sequence ATGCCCGTGTGGTTTCGCCAGTGGCTCAATCGCCCCCGCACCATCAGCATCGGCGGCCGGCCGTTCATCAGCGAGGGATTGACCCAACGCGTCTGGGACGACATCTACCACTTCGCACTCACCATCCGCTGGCCGACCTTTTTCGGCCTGGCAGCAGCGGTGTTCCTGACCGTCAATGCCCTGTTCGGCGTGCTTTACCAGCTGGGCGACCACGCCATTGCCAACCAGTTTCCCGCCGGTTTTCCCGGCGCGTTCTTCTTCAGCGTGGAAACACTGGCGACGGTGGGTTACGGCGACATGCATCCGCAGACGCTGTACGGGCATGTCGTGGCTACCGCGGAAATCTTCGTCGGCATGCTGAGCATCGCCCTGGTCACGGGCCTGGTGTTTGCCCGCTTCTCACGGCCGCGCGCCAAGATCATGTTCGCTGACCACCCAGTGATCCGGCTGGTGCATGGCAAGCGCACGCTGATGATCCGCGTGGCGAACGCCCGCCAGAACGCCATCGTGGAAGCCTCGGCCAAGCTGCACCTGCTGGTGCGCGAGAGTTCGCCGGAAGGCTTTCGCCTGCGCCGCATCCATGACGTTCCCCTGCTGCGCGACCGCCACCCGGTGTTCATGCTGAGCTGGAGCCTGATGCACATCATCGATGAGCAAAGCCCGATGCATGGCATGAGCGAGGAAGACCTGGCGGCCACCGAGGCCACGCTCATGCTGAGCATCGAGGGAATCGACGAAACCACCTCGCAATCCATGCTCGCCCGCCACCAGTGGAGTTGGCGCGAGTGGCGCTGGAACCATCGGTACATCGATCTGGTAAGCGACGACGAACAAGGCGTGAGCCATATCGATTACGGCGTCTTCCACCATGTGCTGCCGGTGGAAGACAACGAGGACACCGACCGCTTCTGA
- a CDS encoding quinone oxidoreductase family protein, with protein sequence MHALTFDRFGPADVLHWKEHPDPQPGPRQVVVRMKSVGLNFADVYRRNGNYHLSGAAPWVLGYEGAGVVEVAAAGDTRFPVGTRVGFADMALANAERVAVDLDRLIPLPDDIDFDTAAAVLLQGLTAQYLVTDSFVARRGDVAVVHAAAGGVGLLLVQMLKALGVVVLGIASSEAKRDAVIAAGADAAVGYGEWVDAARTLTGGHGANVVYDSVGRTLPDSLAAARIGGTVVFYGMAAGDPDPVDPRLLMDRSLTLTGGDLWNVLTGAEVRRERAAALFEQIRQGVVTPRIAARYPLRDGAQAHAYLESRAAVGKVLLTL encoded by the coding sequence ATGCACGCACTGACTTTCGACCGCTTTGGCCCTGCCGACGTATTGCACTGGAAAGAGCACCCGGATCCGCAGCCCGGGCCCCGTCAGGTGGTGGTGCGAATGAAGAGCGTTGGCCTCAATTTCGCCGACGTTTACCGCCGTAACGGCAACTATCACCTGAGCGGTGCGGCTCCCTGGGTGCTGGGCTATGAGGGGGCGGGGGTCGTGGAGGTGGCGGCCGCGGGGGACACGCGGTTTCCCGTGGGTACACGCGTGGGCTTCGCCGATATGGCCCTCGCCAATGCCGAGCGGGTGGCAGTCGATCTCGATCGCCTGATTCCCCTGCCTGACGACATCGATTTCGACACGGCGGCCGCGGTACTGCTGCAGGGACTGACGGCGCAATACCTGGTAACGGACAGCTTTGTGGCGCGCCGGGGCGACGTCGCCGTGGTGCATGCGGCGGCGGGTGGCGTGGGCTTGCTGCTGGTGCAGATGCTCAAGGCGCTGGGTGTCGTGGTGCTCGGCATCGCCTCCAGCGAGGCCAAGCGGGACGCCGTGATTGCCGCCGGGGCCGATGCGGCAGTGGGCTATGGGGAATGGGTGGATGCTGCACGCACGCTGACCGGCGGCCATGGCGCGAATGTCGTGTACGACTCGGTCGGGCGCACCTTGCCGGACAGCCTCGCGGCCGCGCGCATCGGCGGCACGGTGGTGTTCTACGGCATGGCAGCGGGTGACCCCGATCCCGTCGATCCCCGCCTGTTGATGGATCGCTCGCTCACCCTCACCGGCGGCGACCTGTGGAACGTGCTGACGGGCGCCGAGGTACGCCGGGAACGTGCGGCGGCCTTGTTCGAGCAGATCCGCCAGGGCGTGGTCACGCCGCGTATCGCCGCGCGCTATCCGCTGCGCGATGGCGCACAGGCGCATGCCTATCTGGAAAGCCGCGCCGCCGTCGGCAAGGTGCTGCTGACCCTGTAA